A single region of the Pararhodospirillum photometricum DSM 122 genome encodes:
- the rsmG gene encoding 16S rRNA (guanine(527)-N(7))-methyltransferase RsmG, with protein sequence MTPDAFAEACAVSRETMKRLEAYLALLRKWQPALNLVGPTTLHDPWRRHFLDSAQLLPLMRPGARVVLDVGSGAGFPGMVLALLGVPEVHLVESDGRKGVFLREVARVTEASVQVHTTRLEAMTPFPVDVVTARAFAPLPRLLGWTAPFLEAGAQGLFLKGQSVEEELTESRTQWMITEDRFPSRTGSGGFVLRLEEVRRV encoded by the coding sequence CTGACACCCGACGCCTTTGCCGAGGCGTGTGCTGTTTCACGTGAAACAATGAAACGCCTGGAGGCGTATCTGGCGCTGCTGCGCAAATGGCAGCCGGCCTTGAATCTGGTGGGACCAACCACCTTACACGACCCGTGGCGGCGCCATTTTTTGGACTCGGCCCAGCTTTTGCCCTTGATGCGCCCGGGAGCCCGGGTCGTTCTTGATGTGGGGAGTGGGGCGGGATTTCCCGGGATGGTGCTGGCCCTGCTTGGGGTGCCCGAGGTTCATTTGGTTGAATCGGATGGGCGCAAGGGGGTGTTTCTGCGGGAAGTCGCGCGGGTGACCGAGGCCTCGGTTCAGGTGCATACGACCCGCTTGGAAGCCATGACACCGTTTCCCGTCGATGTGGTGACGGCCCGGGCCTTTGCGCCCTTGCCCCGGCTGTTGGGCTGGACGGCTCCGTTCCTGGAAGCCGGCGCCCAAGGCCTTTTTTTAAAAGGGCAATCGGTTGAGGAGGAGTTGACCGAGTCCCGCACACAGTGGATGATAACCGAGGACCGGTTCCCCAGCCGCACCGGGTCCGGCGGCTTCGTCCTGCGACTTGAAGAGGTTCGCCGTGTCTGA
- a CDS encoding putative bifunctional diguanylate cyclase/phosphodiesterase has translation MSEAPVVPPPLEASPFSGESEGEDDPLLRLVDAFPEPLAVVQDGRLLFLNQTLSLLLGLDTAQGIGTMFVDLVREEDREILTGHLSDAGRFWELTARLAGSERPVIVKGSVAASSDAPVALLSVRPGPGGSGLLVDGPLRSVLDQMPFPIMMTSPMGVIEYVNPAFLRNLGYEAHEVLGRTPRFLKSGTMNETIYEKLWADLAAGRQWSGEIQNRRKDGSLIWERTTIVPLRDATGAVVHYMAVHEDISQRKAAESRSWHHANHDALTGLPNRILLRDRMTLAVAHARRAGSRVAVLLVDLDHFKVINDTLGPIVGDTLLCQVTQRLRECLRDTDTLARVGGDEFLILLVTEGGVVDQALVARRILEALRRPFVLDDGQDVMIGGSIGITVSPDDGESVDELMRNADTALARAKESGRNTYQFFTSEMNREVQEQISLEGALRRAVRNMDLTVHYQPVVDSQTLLVVGTEALIRWPSAEGGFVSPTRFIPVAEDLGLMEEIGAWVLWTACTQARQWLNRVPPGFRMAVNLSWRQLRNPDFPQRVVEVLEGTGVPASVLELEVSEATLSRDPKPIGRTLQALKECGVSLTIDNFGSGHGSMKTLRAYPFGSMKLDRHCVADMLTRHEDAVLVETAILMARRLGLRVVAEGVETEAQLAHLRAQYCDLIQGFLFGHPLAPEDLVALL, from the coding sequence ATGTCGGAAGCACCGGTCGTCCCGCCGCCCCTGGAAGCGTCCCCTTTTTCCGGGGAGTCCGAAGGGGAAGACGATCCTCTCTTGCGCTTGGTGGATGCCTTTCCCGAACCCTTGGCCGTGGTGCAAGACGGGCGGCTTCTTTTCCTCAATCAAACCTTGAGTCTTTTGCTCGGGCTGGACACAGCCCAGGGGATCGGCACGATGTTTGTCGATCTGGTGCGCGAGGAAGACCGGGAGATCTTGACGGGGCACTTGAGCGATGCCGGGCGGTTTTGGGAACTGACCGCACGGTTGGCGGGCTCGGAGCGACCGGTGATCGTTAAGGGATCGGTGGCCGCGTCATCCGATGCGCCCGTGGCTCTTCTGAGCGTGCGTCCAGGGCCTGGGGGATCCGGTCTCCTTGTCGATGGTCCTTTGCGCTCGGTGCTGGACCAGATGCCGTTTCCCATCATGATGACCAGCCCGATGGGGGTCATCGAATACGTCAATCCCGCTTTTTTACGCAACCTCGGGTACGAGGCGCACGAGGTGCTGGGCCGCACCCCCCGCTTTCTCAAATCGGGGACCATGAATGAAACCATTTATGAAAAGCTCTGGGCCGATTTGGCGGCAGGTCGGCAATGGAGCGGAGAAATCCAGAACCGGCGCAAGGACGGTTCCCTGATCTGGGAGCGAACCACCATCGTTCCCCTGCGCGACGCCACCGGAGCGGTTGTGCACTATATGGCGGTGCATGAAGACATCAGTCAGCGCAAAGCCGCCGAAAGCCGGTCGTGGCATCATGCCAATCACGATGCGTTGACGGGTCTGCCCAATCGGATCTTGCTGCGCGACCGGATGACCCTGGCGGTGGCTCATGCGCGCCGGGCGGGCTCTCGGGTGGCGGTGCTGCTGGTCGATCTTGATCACTTCAAGGTGATCAACGACACCCTGGGCCCTATTGTTGGCGACACGTTGCTCTGTCAGGTGACCCAAAGGCTGCGCGAGTGCCTGCGCGACACCGATACCTTGGCTCGGGTCGGGGGCGATGAGTTTTTGATTCTCTTGGTGACGGAAGGCGGGGTCGTTGACCAGGCGCTGGTCGCCCGACGCATTCTGGAGGCGCTGCGCCGTCCATTTGTCCTGGACGATGGCCAGGACGTCATGATCGGCGGATCAATCGGCATCACCGTGTCACCGGATGACGGGGAGTCCGTGGATGAGCTGATGCGCAACGCCGACACCGCCTTGGCGCGCGCCAAGGAGTCGGGGCGCAATACCTATCAGTTTTTTACCTCGGAGATGAACCGGGAGGTCCAAGAGCAGATTTCTCTGGAGGGCGCTCTCCGGCGGGCTGTCCGCAATATGGACTTGACCGTGCATTATCAGCCGGTGGTGGACAGCCAGACTTTGCTGGTGGTGGGGACCGAGGCGCTGATCCGGTGGCCCAGTGCGGAGGGAGGATTTGTGTCTCCGACCCGGTTTATCCCGGTGGCCGAGGACTTGGGTTTGATGGAGGAAATCGGCGCTTGGGTGTTATGGACCGCCTGCACCCAGGCCCGCCAATGGCTGAACCGAGTGCCGCCGGGGTTTCGAATGGCGGTCAATTTGTCGTGGCGACAACTGCGCAATCCCGACTTTCCGCAGCGGGTGGTCGAGGTGCTGGAAGGGACGGGGGTTCCGGCCTCGGTCTTGGAACTGGAGGTCAGCGAGGCCACGTTGTCGCGCGACCCCAAGCCCATCGGCCGAACCCTTCAGGCGTTGAAGGAGTGTGGCGTGTCCCTGACCATCGATAACTTTGGATCCGGGCATGGATCCATGAAGACCTTGCGCGCCTATCCCTTTGGCAGCATGAAGCTCGATCGCCACTGTGTGGCCGACATGCTGACCCGGCACGAAGATGCGGTGTTGGTGGAAACGGCGATTTTGATGGCGCGGCGGCTGGGCTTGCGGGTGGTGGCGGAGGGGGTCGAGACCGAAGCCCAACTCGCCCACCTCCGCGCCCAGTACTGCGATTTGATTCAGGGGTTCTTGTTTGGCCACCCCTTGGCGCCGGAAGATCTGGTCGCCTTGTTGTAA
- a CDS encoding ParB/RepB/Spo0J family partition protein, translating into MTPSDSQGADDSVVVPPSSSRKRGLGRGLSALLGDDEEISRLESGDGPVRGMQMVPIGSVMPNPTQPRRLFDEEAIADLAESIRSKGILTPILVRPDPLGTGGYQIIAGERRWRAAQRAQVHEVPILVRALSDQETLEVALVENLQRQDLSPIEEAEGYRRLMEDFSHTQEGLAQVLGKSRSHIANTLRLTTLPDEVKLMVEEGKLSAGHARALITSDRAVELARRVVTQGLNVRQTEKLAQQAATEPKARAARNTKDADTLALERDISNNLGLSVSIESKGRGGRVVITYESLAQLDDVLLRLAQSHKEPEPVVEDDETAGLGDLISLDD; encoded by the coding sequence ATGACCCCCTCCGACTCCCAGGGTGCCGACGACAGTGTCGTTGTGCCCCCGTCCTCGAGCCGTAAGCGCGGTCTCGGGCGGGGCCTCTCCGCGTTGTTGGGAGACGATGAGGAGATTTCTCGTCTGGAAAGCGGCGACGGGCCGGTGCGGGGGATGCAGATGGTGCCGATTGGCAGCGTCATGCCCAACCCCACCCAGCCGCGTCGGCTGTTCGATGAGGAGGCGATCGCCGATCTGGCGGAGTCCATTCGCTCCAAGGGGATTTTGACCCCCATTTTGGTGCGGCCGGATCCGCTGGGCACCGGGGGCTACCAGATTATCGCCGGCGAGCGTCGCTGGCGGGCGGCGCAACGGGCTCAGGTGCATGAAGTCCCGATCTTGGTGCGCGCGCTGTCCGATCAGGAGACCCTGGAGGTCGCCCTGGTCGAAAATCTTCAGCGCCAGGACCTGTCGCCCATTGAAGAGGCGGAAGGCTATCGGCGGCTGATGGAAGACTTCAGCCATACCCAGGAGGGCTTGGCCCAGGTTCTGGGCAAAAGCCGCAGCCATATTGCGAATACCTTGCGCCTGACCACCTTGCCCGACGAAGTCAAGCTGATGGTCGAGGAAGGCAAACTCTCGGCGGGTCATGCCCGCGCCTTGATCACCAGCGACCGGGCGGTGGAACTGGCTCGTCGCGTGGTCACCCAAGGTTTGAATGTGCGCCAAACGGAAAAGCTGGCCCAGCAGGCGGCAACGGAGCCCAAGGCCCGCGCGGCACGCAATACCAAGGACGCGGATACCCTGGCGTTGGAGCGCGATATTTCCAACAACCTGGGCCTCAGTGTGAGCATTGAGTCCAAGGGGCGGGGAGGGCGCGTGGTCATTACCTATGAGTCTCTGGCCCAGTTGGATGATGTGTTGCTGCGCTTGGCCCAAAGCCATAAGGAGCCCGAGCCGGTGGTGGAAGATGACGAGACCGCTGGGTTGGGCGACCTGATCTCTTTGGACGACTAG
- a CDS encoding ParA family protein → MSEPYALAPIPTTGPRVIAIANQKGGVGKTTTAINLATALAATEKKILIIDLDPQGNASTGLGLTAAARAQSTYQVLMGDLPAREAMRSSGIGNLWVIPAGVDLAGAELELVAEMGREFRLRMALEGQLDGLDYVLIDCPPALGLLTLNALVAAHAVMVPLQCEFFALEGISHLVKTIERVRRLFNHDLDIQGIVLTMFDRRNNLSDMVAADVRGYFGSKVYNTVIPRNVRISEAPSHGKPVLLYDLKCAGSQAYLHLAGEMIKRERGWAA, encoded by the coding sequence GTGTCTGAGCCCTATGCCCTCGCTCCGATTCCCACTACCGGCCCCCGCGTTATTGCCATCGCTAATCAAAAGGGGGGGGTGGGTAAAACCACCACGGCCATCAATCTGGCCACGGCCCTGGCCGCGACAGAGAAAAAAATCCTCATCATCGACCTGGATCCTCAGGGGAATGCGTCAACGGGCCTCGGCTTGACGGCTGCGGCGCGTGCCCAAAGTACCTATCAGGTGCTGATGGGAGACCTGCCGGCGCGTGAGGCCATGCGGTCTAGTGGAATTGGCAATTTGTGGGTTATTCCCGCCGGCGTCGATCTGGCTGGCGCCGAGCTCGAATTGGTGGCCGAAATGGGCCGTGAGTTTCGGTTGCGCATGGCGTTGGAAGGGCAACTGGATGGGCTTGATTATGTGTTGATCGACTGTCCGCCGGCTTTGGGCCTGTTGACCCTGAACGCCTTGGTGGCCGCCCACGCGGTCATGGTTCCGTTGCAGTGCGAGTTCTTTGCTCTGGAAGGGATCAGCCATCTGGTCAAAACCATTGAGCGGGTGCGACGTCTGTTCAACCATGACCTGGATATTCAGGGCATTGTTCTGACCATGTTCGATCGTCGCAATAACCTGTCGGACATGGTGGCCGCCGATGTGCGCGGGTACTTTGGGTCCAAGGTGTACAACACCGTGATTCCCCGCAACGTTCGGATTTCCGAGGCGCCGTCCCACGGCAAGCCGGTGCTGTTGTATGATTTGAAATGCGCGGGCTCGCAGGCGTATTTGCACCTGGCGGGGGAGATGATCAAGCGCGAGCGTGGTTGGGCGGCATGA